A genome region from Natronosalvus rutilus includes the following:
- a CDS encoding SDR family NAD(P)-dependent oxidoreductase gives MKGLAGKTALVTGAGSGIGRASARRFADEGANVVVADIVESSARETVDLIEAAGGDATFVEVDVSDLESVQRMVDVAVETYGSLDFAHNNAGILTGFTGAAELTEEKWDKLLDINLKGVWACMRAELPVMEAQGHGAIVNTTSEAGLVGMGGLSSYSASKHGVVGLTKSVALEYASRGIRVNAIAPGPTKTNIQSGMLGIAAGSRSLVDRVRMAIGMVRMAIQTLRFEFDTSAMRDVPMDRIAEPEEMAGAVAFLCSSDASYITGHTIPIDGGQAAD, from the coding sequence ATGAAAGGGTTAGCCGGGAAGACGGCGCTCGTCACCGGAGCGGGATCGGGAATCGGTCGGGCGTCTGCACGGCGGTTCGCCGACGAAGGCGCCAACGTCGTCGTCGCCGACATCGTTGAATCGAGCGCCCGCGAGACCGTCGACCTGATTGAAGCCGCCGGCGGCGACGCGACCTTCGTCGAGGTGGACGTCTCCGACCTTGAGTCGGTTCAGCGGATGGTCGACGTCGCGGTCGAGACCTACGGGAGCCTCGACTTCGCGCACAACAACGCAGGCATCCTCACTGGCTTCACGGGGGCAGCGGAGTTGACCGAGGAGAAGTGGGACAAACTGTTAGACATCAACCTGAAGGGGGTATGGGCGTGCATGCGAGCCGAACTCCCCGTGATGGAAGCGCAGGGCCACGGCGCGATCGTCAACACGACCTCCGAGGCGGGCCTGGTCGGCATGGGCGGTCTCTCCAGCTATTCGGCCAGCAAACACGGCGTCGTCGGCCTCACGAAGTCGGTCGCGCTCGAGTACGCCAGCCGCGGCATCCGGGTCAACGCCATCGCCCCCGGCCCGACGAAGACGAACATCCAGTCGGGGATGCTGGGCATCGCGGCCGGTTCGCGATCATTGGTGGATCGAGTCCGGATGGCGATCGGGATGGTGCGGATGGCCATCCAGACGCTCCGGTTCGAGTTCGATACCTCGGCGATGCGAGACGTCCCGATGGACCGCATCGCCGAACCCGAGGAGATGGCGGGCGCGGTCGCCTTCCTCTGCTCGTCCGATGCGTCGTACATCACTGGACACACGATCCCCATCGACGGTGGGCAGGCGGCCGACTGA
- a CDS encoding universal stress protein, protein MYEDILLPFDGSDGAATVLHHAGEIAHWADATVHVLFVADTTRDSVTVIEGQPIDVLVQQGEDIVEEAAKALRSLGNDYDTDVVQGNPAPAITEYAERYGHDLIVMPTHGREGVSRYLVGSVTEKVVRLSSVPVLTARMQPDEHLAFPYENILIPTDGSAGAVHAAEHGLSLAAAVDATVHALSVVDDTSLGLDVRSVAPESDGEQAAIDAVDDLVSEGDRYGVRNTVTHVEHGDPAENILACIDSNDIDAVVMGTIGRRGTDRILLGSVAEKTARSAPVPVITVAGES, encoded by the coding sequence ATGTACGAGGACATTCTCCTCCCGTTTGACGGGAGTGACGGCGCAGCAACTGTCCTGCACCACGCTGGCGAAATAGCCCACTGGGCCGACGCCACCGTCCACGTTCTTTTCGTCGCGGATACCACGCGTGATTCAGTGACCGTCATCGAGGGCCAACCAATCGACGTACTCGTCCAACAGGGCGAGGACATCGTCGAGGAAGCAGCAAAGGCGCTTCGGTCGCTTGGAAACGATTACGATACGGATGTCGTCCAGGGTAATCCAGCACCGGCGATAACCGAATATGCCGAGCGATACGGACACGACCTGATTGTGATGCCAACCCACGGTCGGGAGGGAGTCTCTCGCTACCTTGTCGGCAGCGTCACCGAGAAAGTGGTCCGTCTCTCGTCAGTCCCGGTGTTGACAGCACGCATGCAACCCGACGAACACCTCGCGTTCCCCTACGAAAACATCCTCATTCCAACGGATGGAAGCGCTGGTGCGGTACATGCAGCGGAACACGGTCTCTCGCTCGCGGCGGCGGTTGATGCGACCGTCCACGCACTTTCGGTCGTGGACGACACCTCACTTGGCTTGGACGTCCGCTCAGTAGCCCCTGAATCGGATGGTGAACAGGCCGCAATCGACGCTGTCGATGACCTCGTATCGGAGGGAGACCGGTATGGTGTCCGGAACACCGTTACGCATGTCGAACACGGAGATCCTGCAGAGAACATCCTTGCGTGTATCGACTCAAATGACATCGACGCCGTCGTGATGGGCACCATTGGGAGACGGGGAACGGATCGAATCCTCCTTGGCAGCGTCGCGGAGAAGACAGCTCGGTCTGCACCGGTTCCTGTCATTACGGTCGCTGGCGAATCGTGA
- a CDS encoding RNA-guided endonuclease InsQ/TnpB family protein, which translates to MADDYVRRTAITRLEVTDEQRDLLEETVSEWKRGCQIATDMAWGKCNAKSDVQPLAYDTVREHTDLGSQHAVLATHQAAQAITGCLERRSKGKKVSKPTFTAPTVTYDTRTMTMFDDDTVSLSTTESRVRCELALPDADDGYQRQYLDSDEWSVTESTLTARDGEFFLHVGFRRPKNDIERNTAEDGTVLGVDLGIENLAVTSTASFFSGRELTHHLRAFERVRAGLQQTGTRSAHRTLAQSSGHELRYVRDVLHRASNAIVGEALLYDCDVIAFENLTHIRDRIGASWGHKWAFRTLYEYVEYKAESVGISVKQVGSAYTSKRCAECGFTADENRPTRNEFRCQKCESEANADYNAAKNIGMRYVRRGQQSSRRTGNSQLALKSGTVTPSGGFTAHPDGFDAEFMDKPHPQRANPSG; encoded by the coding sequence GTGGCAGACGACTATGTGCGTCGGACGGCAATCACTCGTCTCGAAGTTACGGACGAGCAACGCGACCTTCTCGAAGAGACTGTCTCCGAGTGGAAGCGCGGGTGCCAAATCGCCACCGACATGGCATGGGGCAAGTGCAACGCCAAAAGTGATGTCCAGCCCCTCGCCTACGATACTGTGCGTGAACACACCGACCTCGGGAGTCAGCACGCGGTTCTCGCCACCCACCAAGCCGCCCAAGCCATCACCGGCTGTCTCGAACGCCGGTCGAAAGGCAAGAAAGTCAGCAAACCGACGTTCACCGCGCCGACGGTGACGTACGACACCCGGACGATGACGATGTTTGATGACGATACGGTGTCGCTCTCCACAACGGAAAGTCGTGTCCGATGTGAACTTGCTCTGCCCGATGCTGACGATGGGTATCAGCGACAATATCTCGACTCGGACGAATGGAGTGTTACGGAAAGTACGCTCACCGCCCGAGACGGCGAGTTCTTCTTGCACGTCGGCTTCCGCCGACCCAAGAACGATATCGAACGGAATACCGCCGAGGACGGAACGGTCCTCGGGGTTGACCTCGGTATCGAAAATCTCGCCGTCACCAGCACCGCCTCCTTCTTTAGCGGACGGGAGCTAACCCACCACCTTCGCGCGTTCGAGAGGGTACGCGCTGGACTCCAACAGACTGGAACACGAAGCGCCCACCGGACGCTCGCACAGTCGAGTGGCCATGAACTTCGATACGTCCGTGACGTACTCCACCGAGCGTCGAACGCCATCGTAGGCGAAGCACTCCTCTACGACTGTGACGTAATCGCGTTCGAGAACCTAACCCACATCCGCGATCGCATAGGTGCGTCGTGGGGCCACAAGTGGGCGTTCCGAACGCTCTACGAGTACGTCGAGTATAAAGCCGAATCGGTCGGTATCTCGGTGAAGCAAGTCGGGTCGGCGTACACGTCAAAGCGGTGTGCCGAGTGTGGATTCACGGCAGACGAGAATCGCCCGACTCGTAACGAGTTCCGGTGTCAGAAATGTGAGTCGGAAGCAAACGCGGACTACAATGCGGCGAAGAACATCGGAATGCGGTATGTCCGTCGGGGCCAACAGTCGTCTCGGCGGACGGGCAACAGTCAGCTTGCCCTAAAGTCCGGAACGGTGACGCCAAGCGGCGGATTTACCGCCCACCCAGATGGGTTCGACGCCGAGTTCATGGACAAGCCCCACCCTCAACGAGCGAACCCGTCAGGGTGA
- a CDS encoding AI-2E family transporter, which produces MNLSKGFVLALVVTLLVLSAMLAQPFLQYVLGAVLLAYVLYPLQIRLEAYVPPMVAALSLVTLAVAVFVAPFVVILATVVDSADRILQSLGTDPVQIDVVESRIEDVTGQEVDIAGELVNSGREIGTIVFERSTQALGTITFHLIGIALALFLVYYLLKDSDDLFDWLYQTVPLPADIQRELYAEINDVMWGVLFGHVFVAIVQGVVAGIGLIATGVPNALFWTAVMVVLAMVPLVGAIPVWGGAVVYLYLANEPLLAVGLFVYSVVVVGLTDDYLRPFAVDRYAKLNPAVILLGILGGAYAFGIMGLFFGPVILGALKAALRVGLENWSQLDERNIV; this is translated from the coding sequence GTGAACCTCAGCAAGGGGTTTGTTCTCGCCCTCGTCGTCACCCTCCTCGTGCTCTCGGCCATGCTGGCCCAGCCGTTTCTCCAGTACGTCCTCGGTGCCGTCCTCCTTGCCTACGTACTCTATCCGCTGCAGATCCGTCTCGAAGCGTACGTACCGCCGATGGTCGCCGCACTCTCGCTCGTGACTCTGGCAGTTGCTGTATTCGTCGCCCCGTTCGTGGTGATCCTCGCGACGGTGGTTGATAGTGCCGACCGAATTCTCCAGAGCCTCGGCACTGACCCAGTGCAGATTGATGTAGTGGAATCTCGAATCGAGGATGTCACCGGACAAGAGGTCGATATCGCCGGCGAACTCGTCAACTCAGGGCGAGAAATCGGGACGATCGTGTTCGAACGGTCGACCCAAGCGCTCGGTACAATCACCTTCCACCTCATTGGGATCGCGTTAGCACTCTTTCTCGTCTATTACCTTCTCAAAGACAGTGACGATCTGTTTGACTGGCTTTACCAAACGGTCCCCCTCCCGGCGGACATCCAGCGCGAGCTCTACGCCGAGATCAACGACGTGATGTGGGGCGTTCTCTTCGGACACGTCTTCGTTGCCATCGTCCAGGGAGTCGTCGCCGGAATCGGACTCATCGCTACTGGTGTTCCCAATGCGCTGTTCTGGACGGCCGTCATGGTCGTTCTCGCGATGGTTCCACTCGTTGGTGCGATCCCCGTCTGGGGTGGAGCGGTGGTCTACCTGTATCTCGCGAATGAACCGCTGCTCGCCGTCGGATTATTCGTCTATAGCGTCGTCGTGGTTGGACTCACCGACGACTATCTTCGTCCATTCGCCGTCGACAGGTACGCCAAACTAAATCCTGCCGTCATCCTCCTCGGTATCCTCGGAGGGGCGTACGCATTCGGGATCATGGGGCTGTTCTTCGGTCCCGTCATCCTCGGCGCACTCAAAGCCGCTCTCCGCGTCGGCCTGGAGAACTGGTCCCAGCTCGACGAGAGGAATATCGTTTGA
- a CDS encoding sialidase family protein, with translation MTSVYTALPNRLLVSRDDGDSEWSQSTRLEGYDLECVAVSPDAPDRAFVGTFEDGLFRSTDGGDSFDALETEFVSDTVMAATISPHDPDIVYVGTEPSRVYRSEDGGDSWTHLEGLVDLPSEEEWYFPPRPHTHHVRWLEVDPHDPDRLYVGIEAGAFVIRDEAQDSWQERPEGSRIDNHSLATHPDMEGRVYSAAGDGYAQSDDGGETWSHPQSGLEHRYCWSVVPHPEDPERVLLSSASGASSAHTASRATAYAYRKPGPDADWERLDNRGLPMGDGVVRTIFDESEGTVYAVNNLGCFVSQDFGDSWSVLEADWKGEESKTPRGLVVVA, from the coding sequence ATGACGTCCGTCTACACGGCGCTTCCGAATCGGTTGCTGGTCTCTCGAGACGACGGCGACAGCGAGTGGTCACAGTCGACCCGCCTCGAGGGCTACGACCTCGAGTGCGTCGCCGTCTCGCCCGACGCCCCCGACCGGGCCTTCGTCGGCACGTTCGAGGATGGCCTTTTTCGCTCGACCGACGGCGGCGACTCCTTCGACGCACTCGAGACGGAGTTCGTGAGCGACACGGTCATGGCGGCGACGATCAGCCCCCATGACCCCGACATCGTCTACGTCGGCACCGAACCCAGCCGCGTCTACCGCTCGGAGGACGGCGGCGACTCCTGGACGCACCTCGAGGGGCTGGTCGACCTCCCCTCCGAGGAGGAGTGGTACTTCCCGCCGCGACCCCACACCCACCACGTGCGCTGGCTCGAGGTCGACCCCCACGACCCCGACCGTCTCTACGTGGGGATCGAGGCGGGGGCGTTCGTCATCCGCGACGAAGCCCAGGACAGCTGGCAGGAGCGCCCCGAGGGCTCGCGGATCGACAACCACAGCCTCGCCACCCATCCCGATATGGAGGGCCGGGTGTACTCTGCGGCGGGTGACGGCTACGCCCAGAGCGACGACGGCGGCGAGACCTGGAGTCACCCGCAATCGGGCCTCGAGCACCGCTACTGCTGGTCGGTCGTCCCCCATCCCGAGGATCCAGAAAGAGTTCTCCTCTCGAGCGCCAGCGGCGCCTCGAGTGCACACACGGCCTCGCGAGCGACAGCCTACGCCTACCGCAAACCGGGACCGGACGCCGACTGGGAGCGCCTCGACAACCGCGGCCTCCCGATGGGCGACGGAGTCGTCCGGACGATCTTCGACGAGTCTGAAGGAACGGTGTACGCTGTCAACAATCTCGGCTGTTTCGTCTCACAGGACTTCGGGGACTCGTGGTCGGTGCTCGAGGCGGACTGGAAGGGTGAGGAGTCCAAAACGCCGCGGGGGCTGGTGGTCGTCGCGTAA
- a CDS encoding SHOCT domain-containing protein, translating to MATDDSLTRTLLIVIAAILLVPVVMMVAMMPMMGLWGWGNMWGGGAWNGAGGTWMWILMSIVPLLVILGIGYLLYSAIRQSSTRQSDAAIEGLRSAYARGDLSDEEFEERRERLQRET from the coding sequence ATGGCAACCGATGATTCACTCACTCGAACGCTCCTGATCGTCATCGCTGCAATCCTGCTCGTGCCGGTCGTCATGATGGTCGCGATGATGCCGATGATGGGTCTGTGGGGGTGGGGAAACATGTGGGGTGGGGGTGCCTGGAACGGCGCTGGAGGGACGTGGATGTGGATCCTCATGTCCATAGTGCCCTTGCTCGTGATCCTCGGGATCGGATACCTGTTGTACAGTGCGATTCGTCAATCCAGTACTCGACAGAGCGACGCGGCAATCGAAGGGTTGCGGTCGGCCTACGCTCGTGGCGACCTCTCGGATGAAGAATTCGAAGAACGCCGTGAGCGCCTCCAGCGAGAGACGTAG
- a CDS encoding Gfo/Idh/MocA family protein, which yields MVIGIGVIGLGGLAHVESDHLDSMPEVDLVGGADSFEAARDAFESAYRVPTYPNYQTLLENHEDQLDAALIVTPHTLHYEHASACLERDLHVFVEKPMVTAVADAIDLVETAADRDLVLQVGYQRHFHPAFQEIRRVVSSGRIGTPHTVSCSLDQEWVTNHEGTWRVNPDLSGGGQLYDTGSHLFDALLWMTNSTPKTVTAQVEFVKPGIDVNSALTMTLDRDGETIRSGISVSGDGIANSPFETYAIWGTDGRLTYRDDRLTIVEKGRATYRATITEGAETQTLTRKKLENFVASIHGDVEPAVPGDVGLQITALTEAIYEAAEDGCSVDVQTILAEPQDS from the coding sequence ATGGTGATCGGGATCGGGGTCATTGGACTGGGAGGGCTCGCTCACGTCGAATCAGATCACCTCGATTCGATGCCGGAGGTCGACCTCGTCGGCGGTGCCGATTCGTTTGAGGCGGCGCGCGACGCGTTCGAATCGGCCTATCGGGTTCCCACCTATCCCAACTACCAGACGTTGCTCGAGAACCACGAGGACCAACTCGACGCCGCACTTATCGTCACCCCACATACGCTCCACTACGAACACGCCAGCGCATGCCTCGAACGCGACTTGCACGTCTTCGTCGAGAAGCCAATGGTGACGGCAGTGGCGGATGCGATCGACCTCGTGGAAACGGCGGCCGATCGCGATCTCGTACTGCAGGTGGGCTACCAGCGACACTTTCACCCGGCGTTTCAAGAGATTCGACGCGTGGTATCGAGTGGTCGTATCGGCACCCCACACACCGTGAGCTGTTCGTTGGATCAAGAGTGGGTGACGAACCACGAGGGCACGTGGCGCGTCAACCCCGATCTGTCGGGTGGTGGGCAACTGTACGATACCGGCTCCCATCTCTTCGATGCGCTGCTCTGGATGACGAATAGCACGCCGAAAACGGTGACAGCACAAGTCGAGTTCGTGAAACCAGGGATAGACGTCAATAGCGCGCTTACGATGACACTCGACCGCGACGGAGAGACGATTCGGTCCGGAATCAGCGTCAGTGGTGACGGCATCGCGAACTCACCGTTCGAAACGTATGCGATCTGGGGGACGGACGGCCGCCTTACGTACCGTGATGATCGTCTGACCATCGTCGAAAAGGGCCGCGCAACGTACAGGGCGACTATCACCGAGGGGGCCGAGACCCAAACGCTCACGCGAAAAAAACTCGAAAACTTCGTCGCATCGATCCACGGCGACGTGGAGCCTGCTGTACCGGGAGACGTTGGGCTCCAGATAACGGCGCTGACGGAGGCGATATACGAAGCCGCTGAGGACGGGTGTTCGGTCGATGTGCAAACGATTCTGGCAGAACCGCAAGACAGTTAG
- a CDS encoding ATP-binding protein, translated as MADFVNREVELSRLRESYESDAAEMIVIIGRRRLGKTQLVQHSLADRDDAVIFQATETTAQIQLDEFVDVASEAFPSITQIRQNWEALLGYLGDQGGVVVLDEFPYLIDADESLPSVIQRLWDQRFQNTSGTLILIGSSISMIEEATLLGNSPLYGRFTEQLDLRPLDFAAAQEFIPDEYSPEERIFVWGTFGGTPYYLDGIDLDQTLGTILTEEVFSQNGYLHNEPEYVLRTELTDPNRYFAILTAIAAGKTTSNEIAQAIGIDGKQISTYTQKLERLRLIEREVPITEEKAKSRRGRYRIRDPLFRFWFRFVYGKEDRYERLGEEAYEAVIEPKIADFVSPEFEKLCQDALPNLYPETTFLDIGRWWYKEHEVDVVGLATDGTIVAGECKFTNAPLDYSALASLEDHAEEIRWRPNAGDSAIEYALFTRSGATQSVQEAVSERKDLQLFDLSDVNRAIGN; from the coding sequence ATGGCGGACTTCGTCAATCGGGAAGTCGAACTCTCACGCTTGCGAGAGAGCTACGAGTCCGATGCTGCCGAAATGATCGTCATTATTGGGCGACGACGTCTCGGGAAGACACAGCTCGTCCAGCATTCGCTCGCCGACCGCGACGATGCTGTTATCTTCCAGGCCACGGAGACCACGGCACAGATTCAACTCGATGAATTCGTCGATGTCGCGTCCGAGGCGTTTCCCAGCATTACACAGATTAGACAGAATTGGGAAGCACTGCTCGGATACCTCGGCGATCAGGGTGGGGTTGTCGTCCTCGACGAATTTCCGTATCTAATCGACGCCGACGAGAGTCTCCCCTCAGTCATCCAGCGGTTATGGGACCAGCGGTTCCAGAACACGTCAGGGACGCTCATTCTGATCGGGTCGTCGATCAGTATGATAGAAGAAGCGACACTACTCGGGAACAGTCCCCTGTACGGGCGGTTTACAGAACAGCTTGACCTCCGTCCCCTCGACTTCGCCGCCGCACAGGAGTTCATCCCAGATGAGTACTCGCCTGAAGAGCGGATCTTCGTCTGGGGTACCTTTGGCGGTACTCCGTACTATCTCGATGGCATCGACCTCGACCAGACCCTCGGGACGATTCTCACCGAAGAAGTGTTTTCCCAGAACGGCTACCTTCACAACGAGCCGGAGTACGTGCTTCGGACGGAACTCACCGACCCGAATCGATACTTTGCAATCCTCACTGCGATCGCAGCGGGCAAGACGACGTCGAACGAGATCGCCCAGGCAATCGGAATCGATGGGAAGCAGATCTCGACGTACACACAGAAGCTAGAGCGATTGCGACTCATCGAGCGCGAAGTACCGATTACTGAAGAGAAAGCGAAGTCACGCCGTGGACGCTACCGGATCCGAGACCCCCTGTTCCGGTTCTGGTTCCGCTTCGTCTACGGCAAGGAGGACCGATACGAACGCCTCGGTGAGGAGGCATACGAGGCAGTCATCGAGCCAAAGATAGCTGACTTCGTCAGTCCAGAGTTCGAGAAACTGTGCCAGGACGCCCTACCGAACCTCTACCCAGAGACGACGTTTCTCGACATCGGTCGCTGGTGGTACAAGGAGCACGAGGTCGACGTCGTCGGGCTGGCTACAGATGGGACGATCGTTGCAGGGGAGTGCAAATTCACGAATGCACCGCTCGACTACAGTGCTCTTGCCTCGCTCGAGGACCACGCAGAAGAAATTCGCTGGAGGCCGAACGCAGGTGATTCCGCCATCGAATACGCGCTATTCACACGGAGCGGTGCAACACAGTCCGTTCAGGAGGCCGTCTCCGAGCGCAAAGATCTGCAGTTGTTCGATTTGAGCGACGTCAACCGAGCAATCGGTAACTGA
- a CDS encoding 30S ribosomal protein S24e, protein MDVDIISEEENPMLHRTNVTFELTHDEATPSRLQVRDSLAAKMNKDADEVVIRKLDTKFGMRKTVGHAKVYETSAHATEVEQEHMLERNKIVTDESDVEAEEA, encoded by the coding sequence ATGGACGTCGACATCATCTCCGAGGAGGAAAATCCCATGTTGCACCGCACGAACGTCACGTTCGAACTGACCCACGACGAGGCGACGCCCTCGCGTCTGCAGGTCCGTGACAGCCTCGCCGCGAAAATGAACAAGGACGCCGACGAGGTCGTCATCCGCAAACTCGACACCAAGTTCGGCATGCGCAAGACCGTCGGCCACGCGAAGGTCTACGAGACCTCCGCCCACGCCACCGAGGTCGAACAGGAGCACATGCTCGAGCGCAACAAGATCGTCACCGACGAGAGCGACGTCGAAGCGGAGGAGGCCTGA
- a CDS encoding 30S ribosomal protein S27ae encodes MAHYELYNDEGEVEREQCPRCGDSFLADHGDRQHCGKCGYTEWA; translated from the coding sequence ATGGCACACTACGAACTCTACAACGACGAGGGCGAAGTCGAGCGCGAACAGTGCCCACGCTGTGGGGACTCGTTCCTCGCCGACCACGGCGACCGCCAGCACTGCGGCAAGTGCGGCTACACCGAGTGGGCGTAA
- a CDS encoding bifunctional N(6)-L-threonylcarbamoyladenine synthase/serine/threonine protein kinase — protein MRVLGIEGTAWAASAALHDGDDVVIETDAYEPDSGGIHPREAAEHMHDAIPRVVETVLEHAAETTDERPPIDAVAFSRGPGLGPCLRVVGTAARALAGTLEVPVIGVNHMVAHLEIGRHAADFDDPVCLNASGANAHLLAYRNGRYRVLGETMDTGVGNAIDKFTRHVGWSHPGGPKVEQAAKDGEYVDLPYVVKGMDFSFSGIMSAAKAAVDEGHAVEDVCFSLQEHIFAMLTEVAERALSLTGSDELVLGGGVGRNARLREMLETMCADRGAEFYAPEPRFLGDNAGMIAVLGAKMYAAGDTLEIPDSRVDPDFRPDQVPVTWRSDEPYRAVAGGQGVDDAEREDGGENESETIRGAEAVVTLEPDAGRVRKRRLPKRYRHPDLDARLRRERTTLEARLTSHARRVGVPTPVVRDVDLQEATLEFEYVGETDLQAALTVERVESVGRSLATIHEAGFVHGDPTTRNVRVDTDRTYLIDFGLGYHSDHLEDYAMDLHVFDQSLVGTANEPEPLREALRAGYREAGDGAVLERLREIERRGRYVEKE, from the coding sequence CTGCGGGTCCTCGGCATCGAGGGAACTGCGTGGGCGGCGAGTGCGGCCTTGCACGACGGCGACGACGTGGTGATCGAGACCGACGCCTACGAACCCGACAGCGGCGGCATCCACCCCCGAGAGGCAGCCGAGCACATGCACGACGCGATCCCACGGGTCGTCGAAACGGTGCTCGAGCACGCCGCCGAGACGACGGACGAACGGCCACCGATTGACGCAGTCGCCTTCTCTCGTGGCCCTGGCCTCGGTCCCTGCCTGCGCGTCGTCGGCACCGCCGCGCGGGCGCTCGCGGGCACCCTCGAGGTACCTGTCATCGGCGTCAACCACATGGTCGCCCACCTCGAGATCGGGCGCCACGCAGCCGACTTCGACGACCCCGTCTGTCTGAACGCCAGCGGGGCCAACGCCCACCTACTGGCCTATCGCAACGGGCGCTATCGCGTCCTTGGCGAGACGATGGACACCGGGGTCGGCAACGCCATCGACAAGTTCACCCGCCACGTTGGCTGGTCCCATCCCGGCGGCCCCAAGGTCGAACAAGCTGCCAAAGACGGCGAGTACGTCGACCTGCCCTACGTCGTCAAGGGGATGGACTTCTCGTTTTCGGGGATCATGTCCGCGGCGAAGGCCGCCGTCGACGAGGGCCACGCCGTCGAGGACGTCTGTTTCTCCCTCCAGGAGCACATCTTCGCGATGCTCACCGAGGTCGCCGAACGCGCGCTCTCGCTCACCGGTAGCGACGAACTCGTCCTCGGGGGCGGCGTCGGCCGGAACGCTCGCCTCCGCGAGATGCTCGAGACGATGTGTGCCGACAGGGGTGCCGAGTTCTACGCTCCCGAGCCTCGATTCCTGGGCGACAACGCCGGGATGATCGCCGTCCTCGGCGCGAAGATGTACGCCGCAGGCGACACGCTCGAGATTCCAGACTCCCGCGTCGATCCCGACTTCCGACCCGACCAGGTGCCGGTCACCTGGCGGAGCGACGAACCATATCGGGCCGTCGCCGGGGGCCAGGGAGTCGACGACGCCGAGCGTGAAGACGGAGGCGAAAACGAGAGCGAGACGATTCGCGGTGCCGAAGCCGTCGTCACCCTCGAGCCGGACGCCGGTCGCGTCCGCAAGCGCCGCCTCCCCAAACGCTACCGCCACCCCGACCTCGATGCGCGTCTGCGACGCGAGCGGACCACCCTCGAGGCCCGTCTCACGAGCCACGCTCGACGGGTGGGCGTCCCGACACCGGTGGTTCGCGACGTCGATCTCCAGGAAGCGACTCTCGAGTTCGAGTACGTCGGTGAGACGGATTTGCAGGCGGCGTTGACGGTCGAACGCGTCGAATCCGTTGGACGGTCGCTCGCGACCATCCACGAGGCGGGGTTCGTTCACGGGGATCCGACGACGCGAAACGTTCGCGTCGACACTGATCGGACCTACCTGATCGACTTCGGGCTGGGCTATCACTCCGACCACCTCGAGGACTACGCGATGGACCTCCACGTCTTCGACCAGAGCCTGGTCGGAACGGCTAACGAGCCCGAGCCGCTCCGAGAAGCGCTCCGGGCGGGCTACCGCGAGGCCGGGGACGGGGCAGTCCTCGAGCGCCTCCGCGAAATCGAGCGTCGAGGTCGGTACGTCGAAAAAGAGTGA
- a CDS encoding PadR family transcriptional regulator, producing the protein MSNHTKHTGAILNKLANEGSMNTAAEPNTLSVERKENHQSAVEHDLEEMMAQVVSVLPADDVRFEDDLLKENLEEVLLMLVALHGEANGKELLSTLATYFDIQLSPGIVYPALHDLEDEAFLEMHPMVRTKEYSISNEDHVRATLEATMVQHLAFGLLLSAFLPRLNSL; encoded by the coding sequence ATGAGTAATCACACGAAGCACACGGGCGCGATTCTCAACAAATTGGCGAACGAGGGGTCGATGAATACTGCGGCAGAACCGAACACCCTCTCTGTCGAACGGAAGGAAAACCATCAGTCCGCGGTCGAACATGACCTCGAGGAGATGATGGCGCAGGTCGTTAGCGTCCTCCCTGCCGACGACGTTCGGTTCGAGGACGATCTTCTCAAGGAAAACCTCGAGGAGGTGCTCCTGATGCTCGTCGCCCTCCACGGCGAGGCCAACGGCAAGGAACTCCTCTCTACGTTAGCCACCTACTTCGACATCCAGTTGAGCCCCGGCATCGTGTATCCAGCGCTTCACGACCTCGAGGATGAGGCGTTCCTGGAGATGCACCCGATGGTCCGCACGAAGGAATATTCGATTTCGAACGAAGACCACGTACGGGCGACCCTCGAGGCGACGATGGTCCAGCACCTCGCGTTTGGTTTGCTGCTCTCTGCGTTCCTCCCTCGACTCAACTCCCTGTAA